The following DNA comes from Streptomyces pristinaespiralis.
GTACAGCCTGCCCTGGTCCTTGAGGTAGTTCAGGAACGAGTAGGGCGAGGTCGGGTCGGCCAGCGTGACCAGGTCCGACATGAAGGGCGTCTGGAGATGGGCGCCTTCCAGGAACATCCCGGAGTGCCACTCGAAGTCGGGCTTGGACTCCAGGAACAGGCCGTTCAGCTCGTCGATCGGCTCCGTCAGGCAGGCGAGGCCGAGGTTGAACGGACCCAGTCCGATACCGATGAAATCAAGAGGCGTGGACAAGGTTCTCTCCAAGGAACTGCTCGGCGTGGCCGGCGATCAGGTCGAGGACGGCGGCGATGTCTTCGGTCGTCGTCTCGGGATTGAGCAGGGTGAACTTCAGGTACTGGCGCCCGCCGACCTTGGTGCCGGCGACGACGGCCTCGCCCGACGCGAACAGCGCCTTGCGGGCGTGGAGGTTGGCCCGGTCGATCAGGACGGGGTCCGTGACGGAGCGCGGGATGTAGCGGTAGACCAGGGTGGACAGCTGCGGCCGCACGACCACGTCGTAGCGCGGATCGGCGGCGAGCAGCTCCCAGCCGGCGGCGGCGAGGTCGCACACCTCGTCGAAGAGCTGCCCCACTCCGTCGGCGCCCATCACCCGCAGCGTCATCCACAGCTTGAGCGCGTCGAAGCGCCGGGTGGTCTGCAGGGACTTGTCGACCTGGTTCGGAATCCTCCCCCGCAGTCCTCCGGACGCGGGAGGTGCCCCCACTTCCACGGTGGGCCGCGGGTTGAGGTAGTCGGCGTGGTAGGTGGCGTGGCGCAGTGTGGCCGCGTCCCGCACCAGTACCGCCGACGAACTCACCGGCTGGAAGAAGGACTTGTGGTAGTCGACGGTGACGGAGTCGGCGTGCTCGATGCCGTCGAGGAGATGACGGCGGGCGGGTGAGACGAGCAGTCCGCAGCCGTACGCCGCGTCGACGTGCATCCAGGTCTCGTACAGCCCCGCGAGCTCGGCGATCTCCGGCAGCGGGTCGATGGAACCGAAGTCGGTGGTGCCCGCGGTCGCGACGACGGCCATCGGGACGAGGCCCTCGGCGCGGCAGCGCTCCAGCTCCGCGGCGAGCGCCACGGTCTGCATCCGCTTGTCGCGGTCGACGGGTATCGAGACGACGGCCTCGGGGCCGAGCCCGAGAAGGGTGGCCGACTTCTGGACGCTGAAGTGGCTGCACTCGGAGCTGAAGATGCGCAGTTTCGCCAGGTCGGTGGTCTTGGCCTCCTGGCGGGCCAGCAGCAGGGCCTGGAGGTTGGACTGGGTGCCGCCGCTGGTGAACACGCCGTCGGCGGCCGGGCCGAGACCGATCCGCTGGGCGGTCCAGTCGATCAGGCGGCGCTCGATGAGGGTGCCGCCGGCGCTCTGGTCCCAGGTGTCCAGGGAGGAGTTGACCGCGGAGAGGACCGCTTCGCCGAGCACGGCCGGGATGACGACCGGGCAGTTGAGGTGGGCGAGGTAGCGGGGGGAGTGGAAGTAGACGGCGTCCCGGAGGTACACGTCCTCCAGCTCGTCCAGGGCGGCGGAGGCGTCTCCGAGCGGCCGGTCGAGGTCGATCGCGGAGACGACCGGGGCGAGCTCGTCGGGGGTGACTCCGGTGAACGGCCGTCGGGTCGTGGCGAGTCGGTTCGCCACCCGCTCGACTCCTTCGGTCACGGAGCGCCGGTAACGCTCCGCCGTCATGTCATTGAGCAGGTGCGAGCGCATGCAATGTCCTCCCGTGGCGGGGACGTGGTCGCGCCTCAGGGGACAGGAAGAGGGGGGCGAGGGCGACACCTAAGTAAGGTAAGCCTAACCTAACTCAAGCCTCGAAGATCCCTCGCCCCCCTCGGGGCACAACCGTTATGGGGTTGATCACACAACGACCGTCGAGTGACGGTCAGTTGGAGCCGACGACCGTCATTCGGCCGCTTCCTCGGGCTCCTCGCGGAGGCCGTCCTCGCTCACGCCGCGCTTCCAGTAGCCGATGAAGGTGACCTTCCGGCGGTCGAACTCACGGTCGTTCACCAGGTGTCGCCGCAGCGCCTTGATGCTCCCGGACTCGCCCGCGATCCAGGCGTAGCCGACGCCCTCGGGCAACTCGGCGTCGGCGACGGCCTCCACGGCCGAGGGCGCCCCCTCGTCCCGGACGAGCCAGGTGATGTCGGCGTCCGCGTCGGTCGCCGGCGCCAGCCGGTCACCCGCGTGCGGCACCTCGAGCCAGACCTTTGCCTTCCGGCCGGCGGGCAGCCACTCCAGGATCGCCGAGGCGGCGGGCAGCGCCGTCTCGTCCGCCCAGATCAGCACCCAGTCGGTGTCCTCGGGCGGCCGGCAGCGCACGCCGGTGTTGTCGGCGACCGCGGGGCCGAGCACCATCACCTTGTGGCCGGGCTCGGCGGCCAGGGCCCAGCGGCACGCCGGTCCGCCGTCCTCGTGCACGGCGAAGTCGATGTCCACCTCGCCGTCCTCGACACGCTGTTCCCGGACCGTGTACGAGCGCATCACCGCCCGTACGTCGTCGGGAAGCGCGCGCCAGGCGGCGAAGATGGCGCCGCCGTCACCCGCGTCGACGGGGACGACCGGGGCCGGCTGGCCCGGGTGCGGAAGGAACAGCGACAGGGACTGGTCGCGGCCGCCGGCCACGAAGTCCCGCAGCCCGTCCGGCGTCTGTCCCGTGAAGGTGACGCGGACGAGCGACGGGCCGAGCCGCCTTGTCCGCGCAACCTGCAGGTCGAAGAAACGGAACGGGGCGATCTCGGCCTCGGTCGTCATCGTCAGGAGACCTTCTTGGCGTTCTCGATGGCCTTCGCGAGGTCCTCGAGGATCGGCGCGCACTTGTCGTACGAGTAGATCGGCTCGGTGACACGCGGGACGACCTGACCGGCCTTCACCGCGGGGAGCCCGGCCCAGGTGGGCTTGGCCTTCAGGGTGTCGGGCTGCAGGGTGCCGGTGCGGTTGTCGAGCATGATGATGTCGGCGTCGTACTTGCCGGCGTTCTCCCAGCTGAGCTCCTCGAAGAAGCCCTGGGCGTTCGGCTTGGGCTCGACGAACTTCACGCCCAGCTCCTGGAAGTAGAGCGTGTCCGCCGACATCTTGGGGACGGAGACGTAGAAGAGGTCCTGGCTGCCGGAGCCGATGAGGACCTTCAGGTTCGGCTTGGCCTTGGCGGCCTGGCGCAGCCGCTCCGCGGCCTTCTCGAAGCGGGCCTTGGCGTCGGTGACCTTCTTGGCCTTCATGTCGGCGCCCAGGGACTCCGCGAGGTCCGCGCGGCGCTGGAGGGCGCCCGGCATGTTGATCTGGGCGGCCCACAGGGCGACGCTCGGGGCCAGCTTGAGGATCTTGTCCTTGGACTGGTCCGGCACGTACCAGAGGGCGTCCTTCTCCCACATGTCCGTCACCAGGAGCTCCGGCGCGAGGGCCGCGTACTTCTCGACGTTGAACTCGCCCCAGACGTTGCCCAGGATCTCGACCTTGCTGATGTCCATGTCGCCGGCCTGGACGTCGGCCTTGCCGTCGGCGGTCTTGGTCGGGCCGAACACGCCGGTGACCTCGACCCCGTAGTCGAACAGGGCGGCGGCGGTGCCGGTGAAGGCGACGATGTTCTTCGGGGCGGCCTTCGACTCGGACTTCTGGCCGCGGTCGTCGGTGAAGGACCAAGGGCCGGACTTCGCGGCGGCCTTGTCGGAGTCGCCCTTTTTGCCCTTCGTCTCCTGGCCGCACGCGGCGAGCGCCACGCCGAGCCCGAGGGCGCCGCCGGCGGAGAGCAGGCCTCGTCGAGTGAGATGGGAAGCTCGGGCGTTGGGCATGGTGGTGTCCGCTTTCGTACGTGCCGAATAGGCCACTGGCAGGTTTTGAAGGTAGGTTAGCCTAACCTCAGAAGTTGTCCAGGGCCGGTCAGGCGCCCGGCGCTCGAGCGGGGCGTGACCTTGAACACGCGGCGGCGCGCGGCCCCGTCAGGGTGCCGCGCGCCGCCGTGGGTCCCAGGTCAGCCGGTGAGACCCAACTCCCTTGCGATCAGCATCCGCTGGACCTCGCTGGTGCCCTCGCCGATCTCCAGGATCTTGGAGTCGCGCCACATACGGGCCACCGGATACTCGTTCATGAAGCCGTAGCCGCCGTGGATCTGGGTCGCCTCACGGGCGTTGTCCACCGCCACCGTCGACGAGTACAGCTTGGCGACGGCCGCCTCCTTCTTGAACGGCTCGCCGTGCACCAGTCGCGACGCCGCGTCCCGCCAGCCGACGCGCGCCATATGGGCCTTCATCTCCATGTCCGCGATCTTGAACTGGATGGCCTGGTTCGAACCGATCGGCCTGCCGAACGCGTGCCGCTCCCGCGCGTACTTCACGGACTCGTCCACACATCCCTGCGCCAGGCCGGTCGCCAGCGCGGAGATCGCGATGCGGCCCTCGTCGAGGATGCGCAGGAACTGCGCGTACCCGCGGCCCTCCTGGCCCAGCAGGTTGGCGACCGGGACACGCACGTCGGCGAAGGACAGCTCACGCGTGTCGGAGGCGTTCCAGCCGACCTTGGAGTAAGGGGCGGCCACCGTGAACCCCGGCGTCCCGGAGGGGACGATGATCGCGGAGATCTCCGGACGCCCGTCCTCCTTGCGGCCCGTCACCGCGGTGACGGTGACGAGACCGGTGATGTCGGTGCCCGAGTTGGTGATGAAGCACTTGGAGCCGTTGATGACCCACTCGTCGCCGTCCCGTACGGCGGTGGTCCTGGTGCCGCCGGCGTCGGAGCCGCCGTCAGGCTCCGTCAGGCCGAAGGCGCCCAGCAGCTCACCGGAGCACAGCCGCGGCAGCCACTGCCGCTTCTGCTCCTCGGTGCCGAAGAGGTGGATCGGCATCGCGCCCAGCGAGACGCCGGCCTCCAGCGTGATGGCCACGGAGGAGTCGACGCGGGCCAGCTCCTCCAGGGCGATACCGAGGGCCAGATAGTCGCCGCCCATGCCCCCGTACTCCTCGGGGAAGGGCAGCCCGAACAGGCCCATACGGCCCATCTCGCGGACGATCTCGTACGGGAACTCGTGCCGCTCGTAGAAGTCGCCGATCTTCGGGGCTATCACGTCGTGGGCGAACTGCTCGACCGTACGGCGGAGTTCCTCGTGCTCGGCGGACAGCCGGTGATCCAGGGACATCAGGGGGTCACTCCTTGTGGGAGAGGGCGCGGACGGTACGGGAAGGGCTGGGGCGGCCCAGTTGTTCGGCCATCCACACGCTCGTGGCGGTGAGCCGGCCGAGATCGACCCCGGTTTCGATGCCGAGGCCGTGAAGCATCCACACGAGGTCCTCGGTGGCGAGGTTCCCGGTCGCGCTCTTCGCGTACGGGCAGCCGCCGAGGCCGCCCGCGGACGAGTCGACGACGCCGACGCCGTGCTGGAGCGCGGCGAGGGTGTTGGCGAGGGCCTGGCCGTACGTGTCGTGGAAGTGCACGGCGAGCCGGTCGACCGGGACCCCGGCGCCGCCCAGCTCGGTCAGCAGGGCCGCCACATGGCCGGGCGTGGCGACACCGATCGTGTCGCCGAGGCTCAGCTCGTCGCAGCCCATGTCGACCAGCCGTCGGCAGACGCGGACGACCTGCGCGAGGGGGACCGGGCCCTCCCACGGGTCGCCGAAGCACATGCTCAGATAGCCGCGCACCCGCAGTCCGTGCTCCACGGCCCGCGTCACGACCGGCTCGAACATGGCGAGCGCCTCGTCGACCGTGCGGTTGAGATTGGCCTTGGCGAAGGACTCCGTGGCGCTGGCGAACACGGCGACCTCGCGGGCGCCGAGGCCGAGCGCCCGGTCCAGGCCCCGGTCGTTGGGGACCAGGACCGGCAGCCGCACACCGGCGAGGGAGCTCACCATCGGGAACAGCTTCTCCGCGTCGGCCAGTTGGGGCACCCACTTGGGGTGGACGAAGCTCGTCGCCTCGACGGTGGTCAGCCCCGATGCGGCGAGGCGGCGGATGAACTCCGCCTTGATCTCCGTCGGCACCACCGACTTCTCGTTCTGCAGGCCGTCACGGGGACCGACCTCGTGGATGCGCACACGGTCGGGAAGACCCCGGCCGTGGACGGTCATCGGCAGTCCTTCGGTACCGGTCATGCCGTCGCCTCCCCGCCGGTCGTGCCGCTCTCCCCGGTCTCCCCGGTCTCTTCCGGGGTGACCACGGCGAGCACCTGGTCCATGGCGACGGTCGAGCCCGCGACGACGTCGAGCTCCGTGACGGTCCCCGCGTGCGGGGCGGAGATCACGTGCTCCATCTTCATGGCCTCGACCACGAGCAGGCTCTGCCCGGCGGCCACCACGTCACCCACGGCGACCTTGACGACGGTGACCGTGCCCGGCATCGGCGCCGCGAGGGTGTCCACCCCCGAACGGGCGGCGCCGCTCAGGGACGCCTCGACGGGGTCGTGGTCCATCACGTGCCAGGAGTCGCCGTCCCGGCCGAGCCAGTCGCCCGCCCGGTGGAAGGTGTGCGTGACGCCGTGCACCTCCACGGAGACCGTGTGCGCCTCCACCCGGGGCGTCGCCTGCCGGCGGACGGCGTGGTCGACCGGGTCCGAGCCGGGCACGCGCAAGGGGAAGGCCAGCGGGGCCGGTTCGCCGCCCGTCCGCCAGCCGCTCGGCACGGAGAACGGGTCGGTCCAGCCGGCGCCGTCCGGGCGCGGTGCCAGAGCGGCGGCCCGGACCGCCGCCGCGGCCTCGTACACCTCGTCCGGCACGCCGACCGGGACCAGGCCCTCCGCCTCGCGCTCCACGAGGCCGGTGTCCATCTCGCCGGCGACGACCGCCGGGTGGGCCAGCAGACGTCGCAGGAAGCCGGCGTTCGTCGGGACGCCGAGCGTCACCGTGTCGGCCAGGGCCGCGCGCAGCTTGCGCAGGGCGGTCGGCCGGTCGGGGCCGTAGGCGATGACCTTGGACAGCATCGGGTCGTACAGGCTGCCGACCTCCGAGCCCTCGCTGAGGCCCGAGTCGGTGCGTACCCCCTCGCCCTGCGGCTCCCGGAGCCTCAGGACCGTCCCCCCGGAGGGGAGGAAGCCGCGGGAGGGGTCCTCCGCGCAGATCCGGGCCTCGATCGCGTGGCCCGTGAGGGTGACGTCGTCCTGCGTGAACGCCAGCCGCTCGCCGGCCGCGACCCGCAACTGCCACTCGACCAGGTCCAGTCCGGTGATCAGCTCGGTGACCGGGTGCTCGACCTGGAGACGGGTGTTCATCTCCATGAAGTAGTACTGCGACGGGTCCGTGCCGGGCACGATGAACTCCACCGTGCCCGCGCCGCGGTAGCCGCAGGAGCGGGCTGCCTGCACGGCCGCCTCACCCATCGCGGTGCGCGTCGCCTCGTCCAGCAGGACGGACGGCGCCTCCTCGATGATCTTCTGGTGACGGCGCTGGAGCGAGCACTCGCGCTCGCCGAGGTGGACCACATTGCCGTGGCCGTCGGCCAGCACCTGGATCTCGATGTGCCGCGGGCGGTCGATCCACCGCTCGACGAGCAGCGTGTCGTCGCCGAAGGAGGCACGTGCCTCACGCCTGGCCGCCGCGATCTCGTCCATCAGGGCGGATTCCACCCGGGTGAGGCGCATGCCCTTTCCGCCGCCGCCCGCCGAGGGCTTGAGCAGCACCGGCATGCCGATCTCGCGTGCGGCGGCGGCCAGTTCCTCGTCGCTCAGCCCGCTGCCGGACGATCCGGGCACGACCGGGACGCCGGCCGCCTTCACGGTCTCCTTGGCGCGGATCTTGTCGCCCATGAGGGAGATGGCGGAGGGCGGCGGGCCGATGAAGACCAGCCCCGCCTCCGCACAGGCCTGGGCGAAGCCCGCGTTCTCCGCGAGGAAGCCGTAGCCCGGGTGCACGGCCTGCGCGCCGGTGCGGGTCGCGGCGTCGAGCAGCCTCTCGATGGAGAGGTAGCTCTCGGCGGCCGGCGCCGGGCCGATGCGGACGGCCGTGTCCGCCTCGCGCACATGGCGCGCCCCGGCGTCGGCGTCGCTGAAGACGGCCACGGAGCGCACGCCGAGGGACCGCAGGGTGCGGATGACCCGTACGGCGATCTCGCCCCTGTTGGCCACCAGAACGGTGTCGAACATCGTCATCGTGGAAGGTCCCTCACATCCGGAAGACGCCGAAGCCGGCGTCTCCCAACGGGGCGTTGGCACAGGCGGTCAGAGCGAGCCCCAGCACCTGCCGGGTCTCCATCGGGTCGATCACGCCGTCGTCCCAGAGGCGGGCCGTCGCGTAGTAGGCGTTGCCCTGCTGTTCGTACTGGGCGCGGATCGGGTCCTTGAAGGTCTCCTCCTCCTCGGCGGACCACTGCTCTCCGCGGCCCTCGAGCTGGTCGCGCTTGACGGTGGCCAGCACGGACGCGGCCTGCTCACCGCCCATGACCGAGATCTTGGCGTTGGGCCACATCCACAGGAAGCGGGGGCTGTACGCCCGGCCGCACATCGAGTAGTTGCCGGCGCCGTACGAACCGCCGACGACCACGGTCAGCTTCGGCACCCGGGTGCAGGCCACCGCGGTGACCATCTTGGCGCCGTGCTTGGCGATGCCGCCCGCCTCGTAGTCCTTGCCGACCATGAAGCCGGAGATGTTCTGCAGGAAGAGGAGGGGAATGCCGCGCTGGTCGCAGAGCTCGATGAAGTGCGCGCCCTTCTGGGCGGACTCGGCGAAGAGGATGCCGTTGTTGGCGACGATGCCGACCGGATGGCCGTGGATCCGGGCGAAGCCGGTGACCAGCGTCTGGCCGAACTCGGCCTTGAACTCCTGGAAGCGGGACGCGTCCACGACGCGGGCGATGATCTCGCGGGCGTCGTACGGCGTGCGGGAGTCGACCGGCACCGCGCCGTACAGCCCCGCCGGGTCGACCTTAGGCTCCTCGGCGGGCTCGACCTGCCAGGGCAGCGGGCCGCGCGGCGGCAGCGTCGCCACGATGTTCCTGACGATCCGCAGCGCGTGCGCGTCGTCCTCCGCCAGGTGGTCGGTGACACCGGAGACGCGGGAGTGGACCTCACCGCCGCCGAGCTCCTCCGCCGTGACGACCTCGCCGGTCGCGGCCTTCACCAGCGGCGGGCCGCCCAGGAAGATGGTGCCCTGATTGCGGACGATCACGGCCTCGTCGCTCATCGCCGGGACGTACGCGCCGCCCGCCGTGCACGAGCCCAGCACCGCGGCGATCTGCGGGATCCCCGCGCCGGACATCCGGGCCTGGTTGTAGAAGATGCGCCCGAAGTGGTCGCGGTCGGGGAAGACCTCGTCCTGCATCGGCAGGAACGCGCCGCCCGAGTCCACCAGGTAGACACAGGGGAGGCGGTTCTCCAGCGCCACCTCCTGCGCCCGCAGGTGCTTCTTCACCGTCATCGGGTAGTACGTGCCGCCCTTGACGGTGGCGTCGTTGGCGACGACCACGACCTCACGGCCGCTGACCCTGCCGATACCGGCGATCACGCCGGCGGCAGGGGCCTGCCCCCCGTACATCCCCTCGGCCGCGAGGGGTGCCAGCTCGAGGAACGGCGACCCCGGGTCGAGCAGGGTGTCCACCCGCTCCCGGGGCAGCAGCTTGCCGCGCGCCGTGTGGCGGGCGCGTGCCTTCTCGCCGCCGCCGAGGCGGGCCGCCGCGAGACGGGACCGCAGACCGTCGGCGAGCTCCTGGTGTGCCGCCTCATTGGCCTGCCAGGCCTCGGAGGCCGGATCCGCGGCGCTCGCCAGCACTGGTGCCTGCTGCATTGATCGAGCTCCCTTGCTCGGTTAATGAGCGTTAACGTATTGCGTCAAGGTTAACGACCGCTAACCGCCCTGTCTAGAATGAATGTTCATGAGCACCAGGACCGCGGCCCCGACCCGCCGTGAGCAGATCCTCAAGGAGGCCGCCCGCCTCTTCGCAGAGCGCGGCTTCCACGGCGTGGGCGTCGACGAGATAGGAGCCGCGGTCGGCATCAGCGGCCCCGGTCTGTACCGCCACTTCGCGGGCAAGGACGCCATGCTGGCGGAGCTGCTGGTGGGCATCAGTGAGCGACTCCTGGACGGCGGACGGCTGCGGGTCGAGGAGGCGGGCACCGGGCCGGAGTCGGTGCTCGCGTCGCTCATCGACGGTCACATCGACTTCGCCCTCGACGACCGCCCCCTGATCACCCTGCACGACCGGGAGCTGGACCGCCTCCGGGACAGTGACCGCAAGCTGGTGCGCCAGCTCCAGCGCCAGTACGTGGAGCTGTGGGTGACCGTGGTCCGCGAGCTCCACCCGGAGGTCGCGGAGTCCGAGGCGCGGGCGGCGGTGCACGCGGTCTTCGGCCTGCTGAACTCCACCCCGCACCTCGGGGCGAACGGTGGCGGGCCCCTCGGCCGCGCGGCGACGGAGGACCTGCTGCGCCGTCTGGCACACGGGGCGCTGGCCTCGCTCGCGGGCTGACGGCCACAGCGGCGCGCACCATGCTGCCCGGGGCGCGCTGCGGGGCGCACCGGCGCGCGCCAGGCTCGCGGGGCCGTGGGGCGCACCGGCGCGCGGCGCGCCCAAGGGCTGTGGGGCACGTCCCAGCGGGCAATACGGTCGACACGCTCCGCTCATCCCACGGCACAATGGGTCCATGCCGATACCCAGCCGTGCCGCTCTCGTCGACCACCTCGTCCGTTCACGTATCGCGGGAGACGTCGCCACCCCGCGCGACAACAACCTCGCCCACTACCGCAAGCTCGCCAACGGCGACCGGCACTTCTGGCTCGGCCTGGAGCTCGGGGACCGCTGGAGCGACGAGCAGGACGTGCTGGCCGTCATGGCGGAGCGGTGCGGTGTCAGCGACGACCCCGGACACCGGCAGGGTCAGGACACCATCGACCCCGAGCTGACCGTCGACGCGCTCGAGCGCATGGCCGCCCGGCTGCGCAAGGCGGCCGACGCGAAGGAGCGGGTGCTGTTCGCGACCGGGCACCCCGGCGGACTGCTGGACGTGCACCGCGCCACCGCCGCCGCGCTGCGGGCGGCCGGCTGCGAGATCGTGCGGATCCCGGGCGGTCTGATCGCCGACGAGGGCATGGTCTTCCAGTTCGCCGACGTCGCCATGCTGGAGCGCGGCGCGACCCTGTGGCACACCCACTCGCCGGCCCCGATGGCCGCGATCCTGGACGCCATGGCGCACGAGGGCAGGCCGCTGCCCGATCTCGTGGTCGCCGACCACGGCTGGGCGGGCTGCGCCGGCCAGCGCGGGCTGGACTCCATCGGATACGCGGACTGCAACGACCCGGCGCTGTTCATCGGCGAGGCGGAGGGCACCCTCCAGGTCACCGTCCCCCTCGACGACCACGTGACCGATCCGCGTTTCTACGACCCGATGACGGCGTACCTGCTCGACGCGGCGGGCCTCACCCACGAGCTGTGACACCGGCGGTGGCCCCCTGCGGCCGCCGCCGGCATCACGTCCTGGACCTCGCCGCGGCCCCCACCGCGGCCCCGCCGCGACCCCCGCCGGGGTCAGCGGCGCCAGAGGCCCCGCACCACGCAGTACGTCCCCGTGAGCAGCAGCAGGGAAAGCGCGCCCCGCAGGGCCAGCGCCAGGACGTACCGCCATCCGGTCCCGAGGTCGATCAACCGCTCGCGCAGGATCAGGAACAGCACCACCGAGCCGACGATCAGTACGGCTCCGCCGACGGTCCATACCGCCCGGGTGCCGGGCGAGGCATCCGCCCAGGCCGCGGTGCCGGCCGCGTCGTGCGCCGGCTCATCGGCGTACGACGGTTCCTCCTCGGCCTGCGGCACCGCACTCACTGATCCCTCCGGCGACGGCCCGGCGGCCCGGGCAGCGTGGTCCCGGGGGATGGTCAGCCCCCGGGGGATCCGGACGGGCGCTTGTGGCGTCCTAGGATCTGCATCCAGGCTCGCAGCAGCAGGCACGCCATCGCTCAGACCACAGGACGACCTTTGCACTACGACTTGAGGCCGCCGGTGCGTGTGCTCGTCGTCGACGACGAGGAACTGGTACGCACCGCGCTGCAACGGCTCCTCGACTCGGCCGACGCCGTCACCGTGGCCGCCACCTGCGACGGCGCCGACGCCCTCGAGGCGACCCGGCGGCTCGCCCCCGACGTGGTCCTGCTGGACATCGACATGCCGGGAGCCTTTGGCCTCGACGTGCTGCGGACCCTGCGGGCACTGCCCGCCCCGCCCGTCGTGGCCATGCTCACCGCCCTCGACCGCGCCGACCACGTCGAGCGCGCCCTGCGGGACGGCGCGTCCGGCTTCCTCCTCAAGACCACGGAACCGCGCCTGTTCGTCGACGCGGTGCGCCTCCTCGCCGCGGGCGGGGTGATCTGCACACCGCCGGGCAGCGCCGCCGTACTGGCCCGGTGCACGGCCGGTGTCCCCGCTCCCACGCCTCCCCGGAGCTCCGACGACCTCGCCGCTCTCACCCCACGGGAGCACGAGGTCCTCACCCTGATCGCGGCCGGCCTGTCCAACACCGACATCGCCACGCACCTCGGTATGGGAGTGACCACGGTCAAGACGCACATCGGCGCACTGAAGCGGAAGCTCGCCGTCACCAGCCGGGTCGGCCTCGCCGCGGTCGTCCACCGCGCCACGGGCGGACAGGGACCGGCATGAGCGCCCGGTACTGGGCCGGTCAGGCCCTCGTCGTCGCCGCCGCGGTCGCGGAGGCGCTGGCCACCCGGGTCTGGCTGGAGGACTGGATGGCCATCGGCGCGCTCGCCGTGGCGGGCCTGCTCGTCCTGCGCGGGCGCTTCCCCCGTACGGTCTTCGCCCTCACGCTGCCGACGCTCGCCACCGGCGTGCTGTGGCTGCCCGCCATGTGCGCGCTGCACGCCCTCGCCGCGTCCGAGCGCCGCCGCAGCGAGGTGGTCGCCGCGTCGGCCGCCGTCGCCGTCGTGGCGTTCGTGCCGTGGCGGGACCTGGACGGATACGCCTGGTCGCTGCCGGAGACCACCCTCGGCGTCCTGCTGGCCGGGCTGCTCGCCGTCGCCCCCGCCGCCCTCGGCCTGCTCGGCCGCGCCCGCGCCGAACTCGCCGCCCGCCTCGCCGAACTGGCGCTCTCCCGCGAACGTGAGCGCAGCTACGCCGCCGAGCAGGCCGCCCTGCGGGAACGCGAACGGCTGGCCCGGGACGTCCACGACACGGCCGCCCACCACCTGAGCCTGATCAGCCTGCGCTGCAGCGGGCTCGCCGCGACCGCCGACTCGGCCCCGTACCGGGAGGAGGCCGCGGCCCTCGGTGAGCTCAGCCGCCGCGCCGCGGCCGACCTGCGGCGGGCCATCCGCCACGACGGTCCGGGCCTCGCGCAGCTCCCGGAGCTTCTCGAGG
Coding sequences within:
- a CDS encoding acetyl-CoA carboxylase biotin carboxylase subunit codes for the protein MFDTVLVANRGEIAVRVIRTLRSLGVRSVAVFSDADAGARHVREADTAVRIGPAPAAESYLSIERLLDAATRTGAQAVHPGYGFLAENAGFAQACAEAGLVFIGPPPSAISLMGDKIRAKETVKAAGVPVVPGSSGSGLSDEELAAAAREIGMPVLLKPSAGGGGKGMRLTRVESALMDEIAAARREARASFGDDTLLVERWIDRPRHIEIQVLADGHGNVVHLGERECSLQRRHQKIIEEAPSVLLDEATRTAMGEAAVQAARSCGYRGAGTVEFIVPGTDPSQYYFMEMNTRLQVEHPVTELITGLDLVEWQLRVAAGERLAFTQDDVTLTGHAIEARICAEDPSRGFLPSGGTVLRLREPQGEGVRTDSGLSEGSEVGSLYDPMLSKVIAYGPDRPTALRKLRAALADTVTLGVPTNAGFLRRLLAHPAVVAGEMDTGLVEREAEGLVPVGVPDEVYEAAAAVRAAALAPRPDGAGWTDPFSVPSGWRTGGEPAPLAFPLRVPGSDPVDHAVRRQATPRVEAHTVSVEVHGVTHTFHRAGDWLGRDGDSWHVMDHDPVEASLSGAARSGVDTLAAPMPGTVTVVKVAVGDVVAAGQSLLVVEAMKMEHVISAPHAGTVTELDVVAGSTVAMDQVLAVVTPEETGETGESGTTGGEATA
- a CDS encoding carboxyl transferase domain-containing protein, giving the protein MQQAPVLASAADPASEAWQANEAAHQELADGLRSRLAAARLGGGEKARARHTARGKLLPRERVDTLLDPGSPFLELAPLAAEGMYGGQAPAAGVIAGIGRVSGREVVVVANDATVKGGTYYPMTVKKHLRAQEVALENRLPCVYLVDSGGAFLPMQDEVFPDRDHFGRIFYNQARMSGAGIPQIAAVLGSCTAGGAYVPAMSDEAVIVRNQGTIFLGGPPLVKAATGEVVTAEELGGGEVHSRVSGVTDHLAEDDAHALRIVRNIVATLPPRGPLPWQVEPAEEPKVDPAGLYGAVPVDSRTPYDAREIIARVVDASRFQEFKAEFGQTLVTGFARIHGHPVGIVANNGILFAESAQKGAHFIELCDQRGIPLLFLQNISGFMVGKDYEAGGIAKHGAKMVTAVACTRVPKLTVVVGGSYGAGNYSMCGRAYSPRFLWMWPNAKISVMGGEQAASVLATVKRDQLEGRGEQWSAEEEETFKDPIRAQYEQQGNAYYATARLWDDGVIDPMETRQVLGLALTACANAPLGDAGFGVFRM
- a CDS encoding SACE_7040 family transcriptional regulator, with the translated sequence MSTRTAAPTRREQILKEAARLFAERGFHGVGVDEIGAAVGISGPGLYRHFAGKDAMLAELLVGISERLLDGGRLRVEEAGTGPESVLASLIDGHIDFALDDRPLITLHDRELDRLRDSDRKLVRQLQRQYVELWVTVVRELHPEVAESEARAAVHAVFGLLNSTPHLGANGGGPLGRAATEDLLRRLAHGALASLAG
- a CDS encoding phosphatase; the encoded protein is MPIPSRAALVDHLVRSRIAGDVATPRDNNLAHYRKLANGDRHFWLGLELGDRWSDEQDVLAVMAERCGVSDDPGHRQGQDTIDPELTVDALERMAARLRKAADAKERVLFATGHPGGLLDVHRATAAALRAAGCEIVRIPGGLIADEGMVFQFADVAMLERGATLWHTHSPAPMAAILDAMAHEGRPLPDLVVADHGWAGCAGQRGLDSIGYADCNDPALFIGEAEGTLQVTVPLDDHVTDPRFYDPMTAYLLDAAGLTHEL
- a CDS encoding response regulator; this translates as MHYDLRPPVRVLVVDDEELVRTALQRLLDSADAVTVAATCDGADALEATRRLAPDVVLLDIDMPGAFGLDVLRTLRALPAPPVVAMLTALDRADHVERALRDGASGFLLKTTEPRLFVDAVRLLAAGGVICTPPGSAAVLARCTAGVPAPTPPRSSDDLAALTPREHEVLTLIAAGLSNTDIATHLGMGVTTVKTHIGALKRKLAVTSRVGLAAVVHRATGGQGPA
- a CDS encoding sensor histidine kinase; the protein is MSARYWAGQALVVAAAVAEALATRVWLEDWMAIGALAVAGLLVLRGRFPRTVFALTLPTLATGVLWLPAMCALHALAASERRRSEVVAASAAVAVVAFVPWRDLDGYAWSLPETTLGVLLAGLLAVAPAALGLLGRARAELAARLAELALSRERERSYAAEQAALRERERLARDVHDTAAHHLSLISLRCSGLAATADSAPYREEAAALGELSRRAAADLRRAIRHDGPGLAQLPELLEAARDLVEAVHLEPGDCPPAVEHAAYRIVQEGLTNIRRHAPGAAARVTVRRTGPSLLVAVHNDPPPGPCPPPDPGGHGLSGLRTRTAALGGTLTAGPTPAGGFALAATLPVPAAPAA